The Ornithinibacillus sp. 4-3 region AGAAACACGACATGATGTTGTAGCATTTACACGCGCAGTATCAGAAACATTAGGAGAAGAAAGAAAGTGGATGCACTATGGTCTAACTTCAACAGATGTTGTTGACACAGCACTTTCCTATCTTTTAAAACAAGCAAATGAGATTTTAAGAAAAGATTTACAACGTTTTATCACTATTTTAGAAGTGAAAGCGAAAGAGCATAAACATACGGTTATGATGGGACGTACACATGGAGTACATGCGGAGCCAACAACATTCGGTTTAAAAATGGCTTTATGGTATGAAGAAATGAAGCGTAACCTAGAACGTTTTGAATTTGCTGCAAAAAATGTGGAATTTGGTAAGATCTCTGGAGCAGTTGGAACGTATGCTAATATTGATCCATTTGTAGAGGAATATGTTTGCTCTAAGTTAGGTACATCACCAGCACCAGTATCAACTCAAACATTACAGCGGGACCGTCATGCAGCTTACCTATCTACATTAGCATTGATTGCAACATCCATAGAAAAATTTGCAACAGAAATTCGTGGATTACAAAAAACAGAAACAAGAGAGGTAGAAGAACGTTTTGCAAAAGGACAAAAAGGATCTTCAGCTATGCCACATAAACGTAATCCAATTGGTTCGGAAAACATGACAGGGATGGCTCGTGTTATTCGTGGTTATATGGTGACAGCTTATGAAAATGTTTCCTTATGGCATGAGCGTGATATTTCACATTCTTCCGCTGAGCGTATCATTCTACCAGACGCAACCATTGCACTAGATTACATGCTACACCGTTTTGGTAATATTGTGGAGAACTTAACGGTATTTCCTGAAAATATGAAGCGTAATATGAATCGTACATACGGTGTTATATTCTCCCAACGTGTATTGCTATCCTTAATTGATAAAGGAATGGCACGTGAGGAAGCCTACGATATCGTTCAGCCAAAAGCAATGGAAGCTTGGGAAACAGCTACGCCTTTTAAAGCATTAATAGAACAGGAAGCACGTATTACAAGCAAATTAACACAAGAAGAAATTGATGATTGCTTTGACTATACCTATCATTTGAAGAATGTCGATCAAATCTTTACAAAAATTGGACTGGCCTAGGAGGAATTCTAGCATGGAGCTTGAGCTTTTATATGAAGGAAAAGCAAAGAAAGTCTATCAATCGAGTATGAATGAAAATCATCTGATTCTCTCGTATAAAAATGATGCAACAGCTTTTAATGGGGAGAAAAAAGCTCAATTTACTGGAAAAGGAAGACTTAATAATGAGATCTCATCCATTCTTTTCAAAGCATTAGAAGAAAGAGGAATCGAGTCACATTTTATTAAGCAATTGGATTCCATTACCCAGATGGTTCAAAAAACAGATATTATTCCGTTAGAAGTGGTTATTCGAAATATTGCTACTGGCAGTATTACAAAACGTTTGGCAATTCCTGAAAAATCTCCTTTTGAACCAGCGCTCGTTGAACTATTTTATAAGAATGATGAATTAGGTGATCCATTGATTAACGATGAGGAAGCCATTTATTTAACAAACCTTACAGTAGAGAATTTGAATGAGATCAAGGAAAAAGCAAGAAGTATTAATCAAGTGCTAACAGAGATTTTCGCTACTATAGGTGTTCGATTGATTGATTTTAAATTGGAATTTGGTAGAAATCAAGATGGGGAAATTATACTTTCCGATGAGATATCACCAGATACATGTAGGTTATGGGACATGAATACAAATGAAAAGCTCGACAAAGATGTTTTTCGTCAAGGCACAGGGGATTTAATCACTGTATATGAAGAAATATTAAATCGTTTGGAGGAACAGTTATGAGAAAAGTTCAGGTTTATATTACATTAAAACATGGTGTATTAGATCCGCAGGGAAAAGCGATAAAAACCTCTCTTGATTCTTTAGGGTATCCAGATATAGAAGATGTTCGAGTTGGAAAATATGTAGAACTGCAAGTAAAGGAAGGGCCAGAGTTAGAATCAAAAGTAATACAAATGTGTGAACAGTTATTGGCTAACCCTGTAATTGAAGATTATCGTATTGAACTAGAGGAGGCTTAATAGTCATGAAAGTGGCAGTTATTGTTTTTCCAGGTTCCAATTGTGATATGGATATGTATCATGCAGCTAAGGAGATTGTTGGGGCTGAAGCGATCCTTGTTTGGTACACAGATACACATTTATTAGAAGATGTAGATGGGATTCTTATACCAGGTGGTTTCTCTTATGGCGATTATCTACGCTGCGGTGCTATGGCAGCTAACTCAGATATAATGAGCAAAATCAAGGAACACGCAGAAAAAGGAAAACCAGTATTAGGTGTTTGTAATGGCTTTCAAATATTAACAGAAGCTGGACTTCTACCAGGTGCATTAATGCGCAATAAGAACCTTTCTTTTATGTGTCATTATGAAGAATTAGTTGTTGAAGATAATGAGTCAGCTTTTACTACTTTATATGAAGAGAAAGAAATAGTCCGTTTCCCAATTGCTCATGGAGAAGGCAACTATTTCTGTGATGAGGAAACATTAAAGGAGTTAAGAGCCAACAATCAAATTGCCTTTACATATAAAAACAATCCGAATGGCTCTGTTGCAGATATTGCTGGTATTCGTAATAAAGCTGGTAATGTGCTTGGTATGATGCCGCATCCAGAACGGGCTGTGGAAGTATTATTAGGAAGTGAAGACGGCTTAAGGCTATTTCAATCTATGATTGCGAATTGGAGGAGCGGCAATGCAGTTAACGCATAATATTGATCCAAAGACAATTGAACAAGAGCAAATGTACCGTGAAATGGGTTTAAGTGATAAGGAGTTTGAGAAAATCAAAGTAATTCTTGGCCGTCGTCCCAATTTTACAGAAACGGGTATCTTTTCTGTTATGTGGTCAGAGCATTGTAGCTATAAAACATCAAAACCACTGCTAAGAAAGTTTCCGACAGAAGGTCCGCATGTTCTGCAAGGTCCAGGAGAAGGCGCTGGGGTAATTGATATTGGCGATGAGCAGGCAGTTGTTTTTAAAGTAGAAAGTCATAATCATCCATCTGCTATAGAACCATATCAAGGTGCAGCAACAGGTGTTGGTGGAATTATCCGTGATGTATTCTCTATGGGCGCTCGTCCCATTGCGTTAATGAACTCGCTACGTTTTGGACTGTTAACAACAAATCGTAGTAAGTATCTCTTTTCAGAAGTTGTTGCGGGTATTGCTGGTTATGGGAACTGTGTCGGTGTTCCAACAGTGGGGGGAGAGATACAATTTGATGAAAGCTATGAAGATAATCCACTTGTAAATGCAATGTGTGTTGGACTGATTAATCATCAGGATATACAAAAAGGAATTGCCGCGGGTATTGGTAATACTATTTTATACGCTGGAGCTCCAACATGCAGGGACGGTATTCATGGTGCTACCTTTGCCTCAGATGACTTAACAGAGGATTCTAATAAAGATCGTCCAGCTGTACAGGTTGGTGATCCTTTTCTAGGTAAATTATTAGTTGAAGCATGCTTAGAAGTAATTCATTCTGATGCACTTGTAGGGATACAAGATATGGGTGCTGCAGGCTTAACCTCATCTGCAAGCGAAATGGCAAGTAAAGCTGGGAATGGAATAGAAATGAATTTGGATCTCATCCCGCAACGTGAGCAAAATATGACTGCTTATGAGATGATGCTTTCTGAATCTCAAGAGCGTATGCTGCTTTGTGTAAAATCAGGTCATGAGCAAGAAATTATAGCTATTTTTGAAAAATATGGACTGCAATCTGTTCCTGTTGGAAAAGTGATCGAAGAAAAAGTTTTTCGTATTACACATCATGATGAGATTGTAGCGAATATTCCTGTTGATTCTTTAGCAGATGATGCGCCAGTATATCATCTTCCATCAAAGGAAGCCGCATTTTATAAAGCATTTCAGCAAATGGATGTTAAAACACCAATTGTAGAGAATTATGGAGAAACTTTAAAACAATTATTACAACGCCCAACCATTGCAAGTAAAGAATGGGTCTATGATCAATATGATTCAATGGTACAAACTAATACAGTTGTTAGTCCGGGATCCGATGCAGCAGTAATTCGTATTAAAGGTACGGATAAAGCATTGGCAATTACAACCGACTGTAACTCTCGCTATATTTACTTAGATCCAGAGAAAGGTGGAAAAATTGCTGTTGCAGAAGCTGCTCGTAATATTATTTGCTCAGGAGCAAAGCCATTGGGATTAACAGACGGGCTAAACTTTGGAAATCCAACAAATCCAGAAATCTTTTGGCAAATGGAAAAAACGGTAGACGGGATGAGCGCTGCATGTAAAGCGCTACAAACACCTGTTATCAGTGGGAATGTTTCTTTATATAATCAATCCAAAGGTAAATCTATATATCCAACACCAATTGTTGGCATGGTTGGATTACATGAATCCACTGCACATATTACATCAAGCTTTTTCCAAGAATCTGGTGATTTCATTTATCTTATTGGTGAAACGTATAACGAGTTTGGTGGCAGTGAACTACAATTTATCCATGATGGAAAATATGCAGGAAAAGCGCCACACATAGATTTAGATGTCGAAGTAAAGCGTCAGGAAAAGCTACTTTCTTTAATCCAGCAAGGTAAGATTCAATCAGCACATGATCTTACAGAAGGTGGTTTAGGAGTTGCTTTAGCAGAATCCCTATTCTCAGCTCCATCACTTGGTGCAGAAATAACTCTTTCAGGTGATACAACGATTATGCTATTTAGTGAAACACAATCACGCTTTCTTGTTACTGTAAAACCTGAGAACCAAGCCACATTTGAAGCTGTATTTGCGGATGCTGCAAAACTCGGTCAAGTCACAGCAGATGCTCAGTTAACAATAACAGCAAATAATGAAATTATTCTCCAGGAAGATGTTGCTACGTTAAAGGCACTTTGGAAAGGGGCTATTCCATGCTTGCTGAAATCAAAAGTATAAACGAAGAATGCGGTGTATTCGGTATTTGGGGTCATGATAAAGCAGCAGAATTAACCTATTATGGATTACATTCCATGCAGCATCGTGGGCAAGAAGGTGCTGGAATTGTTGTCAGTAAAGAAGGCAGATTAAAAGGATTTAAACAGCTTGGACTGGTTAATGATGTCTTTAAACACATTAATTTTGATGATTTTAATGGCAGGATCGGCTTAGGACATGTTCGTTACGCAACACAAGGTGGGAACGAACTTGCGAATGTGCAACCACTTGTTTTCCAATCTCTTACTGGTGGGATGGCATTAGCACATAATGGAAACTTAATAAATGCAACAAAATTACGTGAAACGCTTGAAAAAAAGGGGAGTATTTTTCAAACAACCTCTGATACAGAAGTATTGGCTCATTTGATTAAGCGAGATGGTGTAGTGAATGAAGCAACTATTACTAATGCACTTAATCATGTAAAAGGGGCGTATGCCTATTTGGTATTAGAAGATGACACCTTATATGCTGCTTTAGATCCTGATGGCATTAGACCACTTTCTATAGGCAAATTAGAAGATGCATATGTCATTGCTTCAGAAACCTGTGCATTTGATCAAATTGGAGCAACATTTGAACGAGATGTATTGCCTGGAGAGTTAATCAAAATTAATCAGAATGGGCTTACATCCTCTCGATTTGCATCACCTAAAAAAAGAAATCTATGTGCAATGGAATATGTCTATTTTTCTCGACCAGATAGTAATTTGAACAATGTTAATGTTCATGCTTCACGTAAACAAATGGGAAAAGAATTGGCCAAGGAAGCATACATTGATGTGGATTTAGTAATTGGTGTGCCAGATTCTAGTATTTCAGCAGCTATTGGATATGCAGAAGAAAGTAAACTTCCTTATGAGATGGGAATTATCAAAAATCGTTACGTTGGAAGAACATTTATTCAGCCTTCACAGGAACTAAGAGAGCTTGGCGTGAAAATGAAGCTTGCACCTGTCCGGAGTATAGTAGAAGGAAAGCGTATCGTGATGATTGATGATTCCATTGTTCGAGGAACGACGAGCAAAAGAATTGTAAAAATGTTGAAGGATGCGGGAGCAAGGGAAGTCCATGTACGTATTGCCTCACCAGCTATTACAAATCCATGCTATTACGGAATCGATATGCCTACAAAGGAAGAATTACTTAGAGCAAATTATAGTGTTGAGGAAATTAGCGAAATTATTGGGGCAGATAGTCTTGCTTATCTTTCTCAACAGGGTTTAGAAAAAGCAATCATCAAAGAAGAAACGACTGATCAAGGAGTATGTATGGCCTGTATGACAGGTAATTATCCTTTGGCTGTAACAGATGACATATAAAATTATTTGATAAGTACCCTAAATTTTAGTTTTATATCTATTATTTAGGGTCCTTTTTATTTAATGAAAAATTTCCACCTAATTACACAGATAGGCAGTATCCATTAAACATGAAAACTATGCTATAATCATAACCATTAAGAAATGAAAGGAGCATAAACTATGTGTTGCTCTTGTTACTCAGTAGTTGATCATATCCTTATCTAAACAGAAAATATTTTAGATAAGGAGAATAAAAAATGTTAATTCAAAATCAAATGATTCAAACAATAAAAGATAAATGTATTACGGATGAGCTAGTAGCTGCAAGTATGATGTATGGTTCTTTCACAAAGGGTGAAGGAGATAGATACTCAGATATTGAGTTTTATATTTTTATCAAAAATACTGATATAGATGGTTTTAATTCCAAAAAATGGATTTCTGAAATTTATCCAGTAGATTTAATCTTCTACAATGAATTTGGAACAGAAGTAGTAATTTTTTCAAATATGATTCGTGGAGAATTTCATTTCCTTCCAGCGTCAAAAATAGAAATAATTAAGAGCTTCAAACCTACAGGAATCTTTCCAGATACAGCATCTATGTACATTTATGATGAAACAGAAAAATTAAAACCTCTACTTGATGATTTAGGAAGATCTGAACCAGAAAGAATTACTATGGAGAACATTAATTTTGCGTTTAATAATTTTGTAAATGCATGGATGATGGGGATCAATGTTTTAAATAGAGGAGAAGCTGCTAGAGCTTTAGAATGTTTAACATATGTCCAAAAATATATTTTACAATTAATTAGAATGAAAGAAAACAGTGTTGAGAGATGGTTAAACAGTACAAAAAATCTTGAAAAGGATATAAGCAAAAAATTTTATCAAGATTATATTTCAATAACCGCAAAATTGGAGAAAGCTGAGTTGGTAACAGCTTATACCAATGCCTTAAATCTAATGAGAGATTTATATGAAGAGTTTGAAGCTGAATATCCCGTAGATGTAGATAAACCCTTTATTGATAAGTTGTATCTTATAATAAAATAGATGTGATATGAATTCGTTTTGACTAATTGTTCAAAGCGAATTCTTTTTAAAAGAGGGAATTAAAACCTTAATTATTTTCGAGTCTTGTCCGAAGATCGATGTGATTCTGATAAGTATCGTCATATTTGTCGATAAATTAACAAGATATTCTCTTCAATATGATAATTTTTTGATATTTTGTTTGCAAATCCTCCTTCCATATATGATACTAGTCCTAGTATATTTTTAAGGGGGAAATTTTTATCATGAAGAAGGTTTTATTTTTGCTATTTGCACTAGTATTAGCTGGATTTCTAGTTGCATGTGGCGATGAGTCAGAAGAAAAAGAAATTGAAAATGTTAATTCAGAAGGGGAAAAACAGGCTGAACAAGATGATGCTGATGCTGAACAAGACGAAGCTGATAAAGACTCTGAAGAAGCAACAGATGAGGGATCTGAGGACACTGAATCAACTACATATGATGAGGTATTGCTAGATGATGAGAATGCAAAAGTTACATTAAAAAGTATTGAGAAAGTAAGCGATGATATTTTTGGTGATGAGTACCAAGTAAAAATGGAAATAGAAAATAAGCTAGACCAAACTATAGAAGTGCAGTCACGTGAAGCTTCAATTGATGGGTTTATGGTTGATGACATGGTAATCTTTAGTGAGACAGTAGCTGGAGGAAAAAAATCTAATGCTGAACTTTCTATTATGGCATTTGATGATGAACTACCTGAAATGAATGAAAATCTAGAATTTACTTTAGTGGTTTTAGATGATGGTTTTATGGATATAACTTCAGCAAATGTTAATATTGATATTAAATAATCATTGAATAATATTACTTAATTTTGTTGCCAATCCCCCAAAACTCAAGTTTTTCACCGAGTTTTGGGGGATAATTATTTTCATTTGATCATTTCTTAAATCGATAACCCACACCCCAAATCGTTTCAATTAATTGGGGGTTAGCTGGATCTTTTTCAATTTTTTCTCTGATTTTTCTAATATGCACAGTTACAGTTGAGTTATCACCTAAAGCATCATAACCCCAAATACGTTCGAAAAGCTGCTCTTTGCTGAAGACAATATTCCTATTTATTGCCAGAAAGTATAATAAATCAAATTCCTTAGCAGTAAATATTTTCTCCTCGTCATGAACTAATACTTGTCTAGATTCGCTATGGATGACTAAATCATTAATTTGAATACTGTTTTCTTTCTGTCCTTGATTGGTTAAACGATTATATCTTGCAATATGAGCTTTCACTCTAGCTACCAATTCATTTGGATTAAAAGGTTTTACAATATAATCATCAGCACCTCGATCAAACCCACGAATCTTATCTATATCTTCCTTTCTAGCTGTAACCATTAATATTGGAATCTCCAAAGTTTTTCGTAATTCTTTGGCTATAGTAAATCCATCTATTCCTGGAAGCATTAAATCTAAAAGGATAAGTTGATAGGAGTTTGTTTTAGCTAGCTGTAATCCTTCTTCACCAGTCGTCGCAATATCACTTTCAAACCCATTCACTTCCAAATAATCTTTTTCTAATTCAGCAATATTCATTTCATCTTCAATAATCAAAACTTTTTGCATTTATATCACCTTTTTTAATTTTAGATAAATACTTGTACCTTCGCCTAGCATGCTCTCTGCCCAAGCACTGCCACCATGCTTCTCCATAATTTGTTTAACAATAGATAAGCCAAGTCCACTACCACCAGTAGAGGAGTTTCTGGAAGCATCAGTACGGTAAAAGCTTTCAAAAATGAAGGGAAGATCCTCTTGTTTGATCCCACTCCCATTATCATTGATTTCTACAATAACTTCATTAGCTTCAGAGAATAACTGTACCTGAATTTTCTTATTATCCTTATCCATATATTTCATACTGTTTTGAGTAATATTAGTAATGACTCGTTTCAATTTATCTCTATCTGCTTCTACGATATAAGCCTCATTTTTATTTGCTATAAGTGTTGCACTGCCTTGTTCTTTTTCTAAATGAAATGCTAATTCATCAATAAAATCACTAAAAAAAGCGTATAAATCAACCTTTTCAAAATGAAATGAAATCTGTTGTAAATCTAGCCGAGAGTATAAAAATAATTCATCAATTAGTGCATCCATATCATTTGCTGTTTTAGAAATGATGTTTAAATACTTATCTAACTTCTCTGGAGTATTTGCTACACCATCTTGAATACCTTTGATATAGCCTTTGATAGAGGTTAGTGGTGTTTTTAGATCATGAGAAATGCTAGCAATAAGCTCTTGTCGATTTTGTTCATATTTTTCTCGAGCTGCTTTAGCATCTTTTAATTTAATTCGCATCGCGTCAAAGGTATTTGTTAGTTCACCTAATTCATCCCTCTTCTCAGATTTTAGAGGAGAATCTAAATCACCATTACCAACTTTTTTCGCTGCAATAGATAATTTCTGGAGTGGAGAAATAATACTTTTAGAGACAACATAGGTTAGAATGCCGTTTGTAACGACTAAAATAAAAGCCATCGCAACAAAACGGAGACCAATAAACCATTTCATTTCAGCACCTTGCGGATTTCCTTGAAAAACAACGAATAATAGGTATCCCAAAGCTATTTCTAATAAGAAAAAGGAAATAATCGGGATCAAAATCATTCCTATATTTGATAAAATTAAGCGCTTTTTAATAGACAATGATTGTCACCTCCCATTTCTCCTTTAACTTATGATATTACAATTCGACTAAACCTGTAAAACAGTTATCTATTTTTCTGATCTATGATAGGAACAATGATCGCACATAAGCCGGAAGTGTAAAAGGGTAAAAACTTAATACCAAGAGCTTTACCAAAAAAAGTCCAGCCAATAACACCAATAAAACTAGATAATGCAATTCCAAGGATAAAACCACCAATAATTCCGACCAATATAGCTAACATTAATCTCATTTTAAAACCTCATTTCTTTGTTTGAAAATAAATTTCCATGATTGGGTTAGCATGAAAATGGATAGGAGAAATAGTAAAAGACCAATAATAGGATGTAATACTCCAATCCATGGTAGTATTCCTCTTATATTTGCAGTGAAGTACATTAGAAAAATACCTGTAAATAAACCGAATATCTGCCAATATGCCCAGCGTGGTAAATTACTAATAAACGCGAAAATTAGTAGAAGAACAGGTAAAGTAAATCCAAATAAATGTACAAACATCGTATGCTTCATCCAATTTGCAGCATGAAGAAATATCGCCATTCCTGCAAACAAGAATTGAAGTGTTACTGATAAAGTAAAAATGCTTACTAAAATGAAAAAAGTTATTCTTCCAATAGAAACTCGAAGCTGTGTTGATTGCAATTTCATTTCCTCCTTTGTTTTGATTGCTAAAGATAACTTACAAAGGAAATATAAATTGCTTCTTATGAAATTCTTAAATAATTATTAAATTTAGGAGGGAGGAGGAATGTAAGGGAAATCAAATCGATCTCAACCGAAGCAAATATCTTTAGAGCAATAAGTGAAGAAAGATATGCCAAGGAAACATTCAATGGTGAACTATTTCTCCAGTTGAATGATATGCGCCCCAGAAGTTAGATTTATTTGGTCTAACTTCTGGGGCGCATATCAATGCTTTATCCACTTTTATTTTAATAGTGATACATAAAGGTAAGTCATTTATGACTATGACGCACTATCCACAGCTATTTGTAATGCATTTATTGGATTGTCGGTACTCTCATCAATTTCATAAACACTATTACCTTGCTGCCAACGGATAACTGTTTCAGGATGATCTCCAAAGTCATTAATATCAATTACTCCACGCTGATCAGGAGCAGGGAGATAATTTGTTTCTAAATAATCGACTACAGTTCTGGCAAGCTCTTCTCCATTCTCATAATTTCCGGTTGCATATTCAGGATCAGTTGGTGCATTTACTCGAATCATCCATTTCCCTTCATTCCAAGAAATATATTGGTGACCGGTAGCCCCTTCTGAGAGAGCCTTGATACCATACCCAAGTTCAATGTTTGTTTGTTCCACTACTTCATAGTTGTCAATGGCATCGATGGCTTCCTGCTCACTGGAGTAATCTTTTTGTTTTATATTATTATTGGAAGTGCCCTCGCTATCTGTATCTTCTTCTCCTTCTCCAGAAGCTGCTCCATCATTATTAGATTCACCGGCTTCTGTTTGCTGTTCCTCATCCAATTCATATTCTGGTTGGGAGACATCAATTTCATCTGGTGAAGGATCATTCCCTCCTTGACATGCACTTAGGATAAGTAAGATTGTTATTCCTGAGATTACAAAACCCAACCTTTTCAGGCTCATGATATACCACTCCTTCCAGTGTATATATTTCCCTTCTTTTGTAAAACGAATCCTAAGCTTTATAATAGGGAACAAGTAGATATATAGCTCTTTCACAAAGGGGGAAGGGAATTGGATATTGAATTTTATATTTTTATCAAAAACCCTGATATAGAAAAATTTAATTCTAAAAAGTAGATTTAATTCTTTCATAATGAAGTTGGAATAGACGTTGTAGTTTTTTCAAATATGATTTGTAGTGAATTTCATTTTCTTCCAGCGTCAAAAATGGAAAGATTCTTATACAATTTTAAAGGCATGCCTATTCTGTAGCGTTGTTATATAGGGGTTTAGACGCTATACTTAAAGTAAGTATTGAAAACTATACTGAATACTAGGTAGAATTAATGATGGAAAGAGATGAGAGCAAGCATTGATTCCATCTTTTTTGATAATATGGAGGTGTAGATTTATGAAGAAAATTTCTCTACTCATGTTATTTTGCACATTTCTTACTATAGTAGCCTGTAATAAAGAAGCTCCTAAATCAATTTCCATCCCACAACCAATATTTGATTCAGAAAATCTTTCCATAACAGTTTTATCCTCCACCCTAGAAAAGTTAGAAATCGAACTGCAAAACAATACTTCAGTTGATCTAACCACAAGCAATTATTATGTAATTGAACATTATATGGATAGTGAATGGAAAGAAGTACCATTATCGCTAAATGTGGAGGATGTTGAAATTCATCTTCCTGCTAATGAAGCTCATCCATTTACGATTGAATTATATCCGGAGCAACATGAATACGAATTGGGGAAATATCGTGTAGAGAAAACTGTTTCAACCGCAAATGGGGTAATACATCCTATAATTGAATTTCATATAGAATAGTTTCTCAAAACAAGGAAGTATGACTTAAAATAGCAATTAATCCTCAATAATTTCAATAAATCTTACTTTATCAAAAATTTGTATCTCCCAACCTTCAGCATCTTCAATAAGATCATATGAAATTCCCAAATCATCTACATTGGAAAGAGGAAATTTGAGATAAATTTCTTCATTATCTACTTAAAAAACACCTGTTTGTTCACCAATGATCCAGTAGTCAGCATCTATTTTCATTGTCTCTTTTAAAAACAAAATATATTTTTCTCCCTTAGCAAAAGGTTCGACAGAATTAACTAGCACTTCACTAGTTCCATCTTGCTTGATAGTAATTACTGGATTTGCACTTCCTTTGAACACCTGATTAATCTGTGCCTGAAAAACGGTATAAGGCATACCAATTTCCTTATCTGTTTCTTTTACTTTATCCATAATGGTAATTTCAGCAATTAGATTTGCCTGTTCTTTGGCTTCCTCCAACTCAAACGCTAGTACTTCAGCTTCAATTCCAGATTGAATAACATCTTCCTCATAAGTATATTCACTTTTTTCGTCACCCGTGTTGTATATGCCATACACAAATAAATAGATCAATAAAAATAAAATATACCTCATTTTTAAACCCTCCTTTTTGATAAGACGTAAAAAACGGGTCTTATGTTACAGCTTGATTTTTTACAATGAGTTTGATTGAGTAGTATAGAAGGGAGGGCGTAGAATGAAACAAAATTTTGATTTCAAACGCAATCGAACCTTTATT contains the following coding sequences:
- a CDS encoding immunoglobulin-like domain-containing protein codes for the protein MKKISLLMLFCTFLTIVACNKEAPKSISIPQPIFDSENLSITVLSSTLEKLEIELQNNTSVDLTTSNYYVIEHYMDSEWKEVPLSLNVEDVEIHLPANEAHPFTIELYPEQHEYELGKYRVEKTVSTANGVIHPIIEFHIE
- a CDS encoding sensor histidine kinase; translated protein: MSIKKRLILSNIGMILIPIISFFLLEIALGYLLFVVFQGNPQGAEMKWFIGLRFVAMAFILVVTNGILTYVVSKSIISPLQKLSIAAKKVGNGDLDSPLKSEKRDELGELTNTFDAMRIKLKDAKAAREKYEQNRQELIASISHDLKTPLTSIKGYIKGIQDGVANTPEKLDKYLNIISKTANDMDALIDELFLYSRLDLQQISFHFEKVDLYAFFSDFIDELAFHLEKEQGSATLIANKNEAYIVEADRDKLKRVITNITQNSMKYMDKDNKKIQVQLFSEANEVIVEINDNGSGIKQEDLPFIFESFYRTDASRNSSTGGSGLGLSIVKQIMEKHGGSAWAESMLGEGTSIYLKLKKVI
- a CDS encoding DUF6220 domain-containing protein is translated as MQSTQLRVSIGRITFFILVSIFTLSVTLQFLFAGMAIFLHAANWMKHTMFVHLFGFTLPVLLLIFAFISNLPRWAYWQIFGLFTGIFLMYFTANIRGILPWIGVLHPIIGLLLFLLSIFMLTQSWKFIFKQRNEVLK
- a CDS encoding response regulator transcription factor, which translates into the protein MQKVLIIEDEMNIAELEKDYLEVNGFESDIATTGEEGLQLAKTNSYQLILLDLMLPGIDGFTIAKELRKTLEIPILMVTARKEDIDKIRGFDRGADDYIVKPFNPNELVARVKAHIARYNRLTNQGQKENSIQINDLVIHSESRQVLVHDEEKIFTAKEFDLLYFLAINRNIVFSKEQLFERIWGYDALGDNSTVTVHIRKIREKIEKDPANPQLIETIWGVGYRFKK
- a CDS encoding DUF5957 family protein translates to MRLMLAILVGIIGGFILGIALSSFIGVIGWTFFGKALGIKFLPFYTSGLCAIIVPIIDQKNR
- a CDS encoding nucleotidyltransferase is translated as MLIQNQMIQTIKDKCITDELVAASMMYGSFTKGEGDRYSDIEFYIFIKNTDIDGFNSKKWISEIYPVDLIFYNEFGTEVVIFSNMIRGEFHFLPASKIEIIKSFKPTGIFPDTASMYIYDETEKLKPLLDDLGRSEPERITMENINFAFNNFVNAWMMGINVLNRGEAARALECLTYVQKYILQLIRMKENSVERWLNSTKNLEKDISKKFYQDYISITAKLEKAELVTAYTNALNLMRDLYEEFEAEYPVDVDKPFIDKLYLIIK